From a region of the Arachis ipaensis cultivar K30076 chromosome B09, Araip1.1, whole genome shotgun sequence genome:
- the LOC107617501 gene encoding multicopper oxidase LPR1, producing MDYPTLLLNKVVTLLALLGALTCISASDMLLNVSNLHMFVDELPEIPRILGYELVHGVPKSKSLTIGMFKKKWKFHRDLPATTVYAYGLNHEEATVPGPTIEALYGVGTHVTWENHLPPINILPWDPTIPIALTVAKEGIPTVVHLHGGIHAPESDGNAYAWFTSGFRQKGPTWTNKTYYYPNNQQPGNLWYHDHAMGLTRINLLAGLIGAYIIRHPSIESPLGLPHGDEFDLPLVVFDRSFRTDGSIYMNSTGNNPTIHPQWQPEYFGDAIVVNGKAWPRLTVRRRKYRFRIINASNARFFRFFFTNGLRFTHVASDSAYIEKPITANETLVGPSEITDIIVDFSESESRVAILANDAPYPYPSGDMVNEANSKVMKFIILPNEEVDTSRIPRSLLSYPDASLSHATRTRYIAMYEYTSATNEPTHLYLNGKPFDAPATETPKEGSTEVWYVINLTEDNHPLHIHLGLFKVLDQTELVDPEIFKDCMTKLNDAMKCHVERYARGKKVGVPAHEKGWKNVYKMMPKFVTKIVVRFSFIHTNASYGFDATAKPGYVYHCHILDHEDNAMMRPLKIIK from the exons ATGGACTACCCAACATTGCTGCTTAACAAAGTTGTCACTCTTTTAGCTCTTTTAGGTGCCCTTACATGCATATCAGCTTCTGATATGCTTCTAAATGTATCAAACTTGCACATGTTTGTCGATGAACTTCCAGAAATTCCCAGAATTCTCGGTTATGAACTTGTTCATGGcgtcccaaaatccaaatctctCACTATTGGCATGTTCAAGAAGAAATGG AAATTCCACAGGGATCTCCCCGCGACGACCGTATACGCGTATGGATTGAACCATGAAGAAGCAACGGTTCCCGGTCCAACCATTGAGGCACTTTATGGTGTTGGAACCCATGTGACGTGGGAAAATCACCTCCCTCCAATCAACATACTTCCATGGGATCCAACAATTCCCATTGCATTGACCGTTGCAAAGGAAGGCATCCCTACGGTAGTTCACCTCCACGGTGGTATTCATGCACCCGAGAGCGATGGAAACGCATACGCATGGTTCACATCAGGATTTAGACAAAAGGGACCCACCTGGACTAACAAGACCTATTACTATCCTAACAACCAGCAACCTGGAAATCTTTGGTACCATGACCATGCCATGGGGTTGACTAGAATCAACCTTCTAGCTGGCTTAATTGGGGCCTACATCATTCGTCACCCTTCGATTGAGTCGCCACTTGGATTACCCCACGGCGACGAATTCGATCTACCGTTGGTTGTGTTTGATCGTAGCTTCCGCACCGATGGATCCATCTACATGAATTCCACTGGAAACAACCCCACCATACACCCTCAGTGGCAGCCAGAGTATTTTGGTGACGCAATCGTTGTGAACGGCAAAGCATGGCCACGCCTCACGGTACGACGTCGTAAATACCGGTTTAGAATAATCAACGCTAGCAATGCAAGGTTCTTTAGATTTTTCTTCACCAACGGCTTGAGATTCACACACGTGGCATCCGATTCTGCTTACATTGAAAAGCCAATCACAGCCAATGAAACTCTAGTGGGGCCATCTGAGATCACAGACATCATTGTTGACTTTTCCGAATCAGAGAGCCGAGTTGCAATTCTAGCCAACGATGCTCCTTATCCTTACCCGTCTGGTGACATGGTCAACGAAGCTAACAGCAAAGTCATGAAGTTCATCATCTTGCCTAATGAAGAAGTTGACACGTCACGGATCCCTCGGAGTTTGTTAAGTTACCCGGATGCAAGTTTatcccatgcgacgcgaacacGATACATTGCTATGTACGAGTACACTAGCGCCACAAATGAGCCAACTCACTTGTACCTAAATGGGAAACCGTTCGATGCACCAGCAACGGAAACACCAAAAGAAGGGTCCACGGAGGTGTGGTATGTGATCAACTTGACGGAGGATAATCACCCGTTGCACATTCATTTGGGTTTGTTCAAGGTGTTGGATCAGACGGAGCTGGTGGATCCAGAGATATTCAAGGATTGCATGACGAAACTCAACGATGCGATGAAGTGCCACGTGGAAAGATATGCACGTGGCAAGAAAGTAGGGGTCCCGGCTCATGAGAAAGGGTGGAAGAATGTGTACAAGATGATGCCCAAGTTTGTTACGAAGATTGTGGTGAGATTCTCTTTCATACACACCAATGCGTCGTATGGGTTTGATGCAACGGCAAAACCAGGCTACGTGTATCATTGCCAT ATATTGGACCATGAAGACAATGCTATGATGAGACCCTTAAAAATCATTAAGTGA
- the LOC107617500 gene encoding phosphatidylinositol 3,4,5-trisphosphate 3-phosphatase and protein-tyrosine-phosphatase PTEN2A, which yields MESVPADVSNLPPSKDPSPSPPVKETDGQASSAPVAFGQDSSAHVAPSKPSSTGASSWAKNLNISQPSGSQDDPSTGNAGKSTFARITSNLGLRLSPKSPPADDSSNETPAQSNIFGSITRGLVDTSKNAVKAVQVKARHVVSQNKRRYQEGGFDLDMTYITENIIAMGFPAGDMSSGFFGYVEGFYRNHMEEVIKFFETHHKDKYKVYNLCSERLYDASLFEGKVASFPFDDHNCPPLQLVISFCHSAYSWLKLDIENVVVVHCKAGMARTGLMISSLLLFLKFFPTAEESMDYYNQKRCVDGKGLVLPSQIRYVKYFERVLTYFNGENPPARRCMLRGFRLHRCPYWIRPSITVSDHSGVLFSTKKHPRTKDLLPEDFWFSAPKKGVMVFALPGEPGLTELAGDFKIHFHDRQGDFYCWLNTTMTENRKVLNTNDLDGFDKRKLPSPGFLVEVVLVDYNGNVVASEPEATGKRSDESSSNSATPVEASIPAQNTDKESGSRDKDDVFSDGESEHSASSRSKQAKPASEPVKTVNKATSGSETNKISNQVANLTNATEQVSLGSASSKPVHAGQPKSDNERTVSGVEMASSESEFKAMAADASVFTFGDDEDYESD from the exons ACCCATCTCCTTCACCTCCAGTCAAAGAGACCGATGGACAAGCTTCTTCAGCTCCTGTAGCCTTTGGGCAAGATAGTTCTGCACATGTGGCACCATCTAAGCCATCCTCCACCGGGGCATCATCTTGGGCCAAAAACTTGAACATTTCTCAGCCATCTGGCTCACAAGATGACCCATCCACTGGAAATGCTGGGAAATCAACCTTTGCCCGCATAACCAGTAATTTGGGATTGCGTTTGTCACCAAAGTCTCCTCCGGCAGATGACAGTTCCAATGAGACACCAGCACAATCTAATATTTTTGGAAGTATCACAAGAGGTTTGGTTGACACTTCTAAGAATGCAGTGAAAGCTGTCCAGGTTAAGGCACGACATGTCGTTTCTCAGAATAAACGCAGATATCAG GAAGGAGGTTTTGATTTAGATATGACATATATCACAGAAAACATCATTGCTATGGGGTTCCCTGCTGGTGACATGAGCTCTGGGTTTTTCGGTTATGTTGAA GGATTTTACAGAAATCATATGGAAGAAGTTATTAAGTTTTTTGAGACTCACCATAAG GATAAATACAAAGTATACAATCTTTGTTCTGAGCGGCTGTATGATGcatcattgtttgagggaaag GTGGCTAGCTTTCCATTTGATGACCATAATTGCCCCCCACTTCAACTGGTTATCTCATTCTGTCATAGTGCATACTCGTGGTTGAAGTTAGATATTGAGAATGTTGTGGTTGTCCACTGTAAGGCTGGAATGGCAAGAACAGGGTTGATGATTTCCAGTCTTCTATTATTCTTAAAG TTCTTTCCAACTGCTGAGGAGTCAATGGATTACTATAATCAAAAACGATGTGTTGATGGAAAAGGACTTGTTCTGCCCAGTCAGATT AGGTATGTCAAATATTTTGAACGTGTCTTGACTTACTTCAATGGCGAAAACCCACCTGCCCGTAG GTGCATGCTTAGGGGATTTCGGCTTCACAGGTGCCCTTACTGGATCAGGCCCTCTATAACTGTCTCAGACCATAGTG GTGTGCTGTTCTCTACCAAAAAGCATCCAAGGACCAAGGATCTTTTG CCGGAAGATTTCTGGTTCAGTGCTCCAAAGAAGGGAGTAATGGTCTTTGCTTTGCCAGGAGAGCCTGGTCTTACAGAATTGGCTGGGGACTTCAAAATTCATTTTCATGATCGCCAAGGAGACTTTTACTG ttggtTGAACACAACTatgacagaaaatagaaaagtattGAACACCAATGATCTTGATGGCTTTGACAAG AGGAAATTGCCTTCTCCAGGATTCCTGGTTGAGGTTGTGCTGGTTGATTATAATGGTAATGTTGTGGCTTCCGAACCCGAGGCTACTGGAAAAAGATCAGATGAGAGTTCAAGTAATAGTGCCACCCCAGTTGAAGCAAGCATACCTGCGCAGAATACAGACAAAGAGTCAGGGAGTCGAGATAAAGATGATGTGTTTTCAGATGGTGAGTCGGAGCATTCTGCTTCTTCAAGAAGCAAGCAAGCAAAACCAGCTTCTGAACCAGTTAAAACGGTTAACAAGGCTACCAGTGGATCTGAAACCAACAAAATTTCAAATCAAGTTGCAAATCTAACAAATGCAACAGAACAAGTTTCTTTGGGAAGTGCAAGCTCGAAACCAGTTCATGCTGGTCAACCAAAAAGTGATAATGAAAGAACTGTGTCCGGTGTTGAGATGGCCAGCTCAGAAAGTGAGTTTAAGGCCATGGCTGCAGATGCATCTGTTTTTACATTTGGAGATGATGAAGACTACGAAAGTGATTAA